The proteins below are encoded in one region of bacterium:
- a CDS encoding sigma-54 dependent transcriptional regulator, which yields MSKPRLLVVDDELSMREFLQILFVKEGFDVVAAESGIAAVKKLADESFDVVLTDLKMPGMSGIEVLRSAKERNPDVAVIMITAYASPESVNEALDLGATDYVNKPFRVDDLKHVVSGALNKQQLVRENIRLKAELGSRYGYANIFGAHQSMREVYEMIKRVSTTRSNILILGETGTGKELVAKAIHFNSPRSPEPFVVVNCGAIPETLWESELFGHKRGSFTGAIADKRGLFQSAHKGTLFLDEVGEMPGPIQVKLLRAIQERTVMPVGAMAPEAVDVRIIAATNRVLEKEVEQGQFRQDLYYRLNVIAINIPPLRDRASDIPMLANYFLEKFATESGKDVRKISEEAMSILKVYDYPGNVRELENIMERAVTLTRTNIILPDYLPPRIRAHSASGGGASANLLNVPPDGLDLDARLADIERLLLTQALEHAGGVKTRAAQMLRVTFRSLRYRLQKLGMDDESETADDSEEAAALAPDDDGEASA from the coding sequence ATGTCGAAGCCGCGCCTTCTGGTGGTCGACGACGAGCTTTCCATGCGGGAGTTCCTGCAGATCCTGTTCGTCAAGGAGGGCTTTGACGTCGTCGCCGCGGAGTCCGGTATCGCCGCCGTCAAGAAGCTCGCCGACGAGTCGTTCGACGTCGTGCTGACCGACCTCAAGATGCCCGGCATGTCCGGCATTGAGGTGCTGCGTTCGGCCAAGGAGCGCAATCCCGATGTCGCCGTCATCATGATCACGGCGTACGCCAGCCCCGAATCGGTGAACGAGGCGCTCGATCTGGGCGCGACGGACTACGTCAACAAGCCGTTTCGCGTGGACGATCTCAAGCACGTCGTCTCCGGCGCGCTCAACAAGCAACAGCTCGTTCGCGAAAATATCCGCCTGAAAGCCGAACTCGGCAGCCGCTACGGCTACGCCAACATCTTCGGCGCGCACCAGTCGATGCGCGAGGTGTACGAGATGATCAAGCGCGTTTCCACGACGCGCAGCAACATCCTCATCCTCGGCGAGACGGGCACGGGCAAGGAGCTTGTCGCCAAGGCGATCCACTTCAACAGTCCGCGATCGCCCGAACCGTTTGTTGTCGTGAATTGCGGCGCAATCCCCGAAACCCTGTGGGAGAGCGAGCTGTTCGGGCACAAACGCGGATCGTTTACCGGTGCGATCGCCGACAAGCGCGGATTGTTTCAATCCGCGCACAAGGGCACGCTCTTTCTCGACGAGGTCGGCGAGATGCCGGGCCCGATTCAGGTGAAATTGCTGCGCGCGATTCAGGAACGCACCGTGATGCCCGTCGGTGCCATGGCCCCGGAAGCCGTGGACGTGCGTATCATCGCGGCGACGAATCGCGTTCTCGAAAAGGAGGTCGAACAGGGGCAATTCCGCCAGGATCTCTACTATCGCCTCAACGTCATCGCCATCAACATTCCGCCGTTGCGCGATCGCGCGTCGGACATTCCGATGCTGGCGAACTACTTTCTCGAAAAGTTCGCGACCGAGTCCGGCAAGGACGTGCGCAAGATTTCCGAAGAGGCCATGTCGATCCTGAAGGTCTACGACTACCCCGGCAACGTGCGCGAGCTTGAAAATATCATGGAACGGGCCGTCACTCTGACACGGACCAACATCATATTGCCGGATTACCTCCCCCCGCGGATTCGCGCGCACTCCGCAAGCGGCGGCGGCGCGAGCGCCAACCTGTTGAACGTCCCGCCCGACGGGCTCGACCTCGACGCGCGCCTGGCCGACATCGAGCGCCTGCTGCTCACGCAGGCTCTCGAACACGCGGGCGGCGTCAAGACACGCGCCGCGCAGATGCTGCGCGTCACCTTCCGTTCGCTTCGCTACCGCCTGCAAAAACTCGGCATGGACGACGAGAGCGAGACGGCCGACGACAGCGAAGAAGCGGCCGCCTTGGCGCCGGACGATGACGGCGAAGCCTCCGCGTAG
- a CDS encoding response regulator — MMAPTEPISVLIVEDNEVDAELLKQIVERACENCTTDWCWNGLEALVRLGSSTPDLIILDYMMPKTDGMEFLRNVRALETARSAHIAVISAFVDPANADRFRELGADDVLAKPVQVKDVADIIRRARQRKSSASKSQ; from the coding sequence GTGATGGCACCCACTGAGCCGATTTCCGTCCTGATCGTCGAGGACAACGAGGTTGACGCCGAACTGCTCAAGCAGATCGTCGAGCGCGCGTGTGAAAACTGCACCACGGATTGGTGCTGGAACGGGCTCGAGGCGCTGGTGCGCCTGGGTTCGAGCACGCCCGACCTGATCATCCTCGACTACATGATGCCGAAAACCGACGGCATGGAATTCTTGCGAAACGTCCGGGCCCTCGAAACCGCGCGCTCGGCCCATATCGCGGTGATCAGCGCGTTTGTCGATCCGGCCAACGCCGACCGGTTTCGCGAGCTCGGCGCGGACGACGTGCTCGCCAAGCCCGTGCAGGTGAAAGACGTGGCTGACATCATCCGGCGCGCGCGGCAGCGCAAGTCGTCCGCCTCGAAATCGCAATGA
- a CDS encoding alpha/beta hydrolase, whose translation MILTLLRIAVYLAGAVVLLRFLAWLAWRTWVIDRRADVVHAVRPTEHLHIAVHEYRPPSGASRAGRPVLLIHGKGGNHMVFDFDEDRSLARQLAAAGFASFSVDLRHAGESEPMRYGRAREFNWTLEDYVVRDIPAAIAKIREVTGARAVHIVGHSMGGTIAYALAQGAEGVASATGIAAPSVPPPPGTGRTPDPRIDYLRKRFAFWFERAMAPVYAWTGRSSRWHAHENLSGEDHIRSTINLREPVPDTLFLANGAAEFDAARIRVPVCVIAGDDDPTVPPARALAIADAAARAKPRVIRLGLAHGTRGRYGHMTPLIGPNARHEVFAPFIAWLREIDARDAP comes from the coding sequence GTGATCCTCACCCTCCTTCGAATCGCGGTTTACCTCGCGGGCGCGGTTGTTCTGCTGCGCTTTTTGGCCTGGCTCGCCTGGCGAACGTGGGTGATCGACCGCCGCGCCGACGTCGTGCATGCCGTGCGCCCCACGGAGCACCTGCATATCGCCGTCCACGAATACCGTCCGCCCTCCGGCGCCTCGCGCGCGGGCCGTCCCGTGCTCCTGATTCATGGCAAGGGCGGCAATCACATGGTTTTCGATTTCGACGAGGACCGATCGCTCGCGCGGCAGCTCGCCGCCGCCGGCTTTGCGTCCTTCTCGGTCGATCTGCGTCATGCGGGCGAATCCGAGCCCATGCGCTACGGGCGCGCGCGCGAGTTCAACTGGACCCTCGAGGATTACGTCGTGCGCGATATACCCGCGGCGATCGCGAAAATCCGCGAGGTGACCGGGGCGCGCGCGGTGCATATTGTCGGCCATTCGATGGGCGGTACGATCGCGTACGCGCTCGCGCAGGGGGCCGAAGGCGTGGCGTCGGCGACGGGGATCGCGGCGCCGTCCGTGCCGCCGCCCCCGGGCACGGGCCGCACCCCTGATCCGCGCATCGATTATCTGCGCAAGAGGTTCGCGTTCTGGTTCGAGCGCGCGATGGCGCCCGTTTATGCGTGGACAGGGCGATCGAGCCGGTGGCATGCGCACGAAAATCTGTCGGGCGAGGATCACATCCGATCGACGATCAATCTGCGCGAACCGGTGCCCGACACGCTGTTTCTTGCAAACGGCGCCGCCGAATTCGACGCGGCGCGAATTCGCGTTCCGGTATGCGTGATCGCCGGCGATGACGACCCCACGGTGCCGCCCGCGAGGGCGCTCGCGATCGCCGACGCGGCCGCGCGGGCGAAACCGCGCGTCATCCGGCTTGGCCTCGCGCACGGAACGCGGGGCCGCTACGGCCACATGACGCCGCTCATCGGCCCCAACGCGCGGCACGAAGTCTTCGCGCCTTTTATCGCGTGGCTTCGCGAGATCGACGCGCGCGACGCGCCGTAG
- a CDS encoding MGMT family protein, whose translation MTAKPPRRSGLEAAGDAGARILRAVREIPPGLVATYGDIARRAGLPRGARMVGRVLARLPRDTDVPWHRVVLAGGRLPAFADPDGCREHQRRLAAEGLVVVDGRIADPPHAFREDDPRIWDEWGLRPAAPGRGAVKPASDRAQGPESRGSGSRRRPRNTRT comes from the coding sequence ATGACGGCGAAGCCTCCGCGTAGGTCCGGTCTCGAGGCCGCGGGCGACGCGGGCGCCCGCATCCTCCGGGCCGTTCGCGAAATTCCGCCAGGGCTCGTCGCGACGTACGGCGACATCGCACGGCGGGCGGGTCTGCCGCGCGGCGCCCGCATGGTCGGCCGTGTGCTCGCGCGGCTCCCGCGCGATACGGACGTCCCCTGGCATCGCGTGGTTCTCGCCGGGGGACGCTTGCCCGCCTTTGCCGATCCGGACGGGTGCCGCGAACACCAGCGGCGCCTCGCGGCCGAGGGCCTCGTCGTCGTGGACGGGCGGATCGCCGATCCGCCCCATGCCTTTCGCGAAGACGATCCTCGAATCTGGGATGAATGGGGACTGCGCCCGGCCGCGCCGGGCCGCGGTGCGGTCAAGCCGGCGTCGGACCGCGCGCAAGGGCCAGAATCGCGCGGTAGCGGCTCTCGCCGTCGTCCTCGAAATACTCGAACCTGA
- a CDS encoding tetratricopeptide repeat protein — translation MKRCLATILVFAFSAAAAGAQAPPAAAPAATPVDTRSAVGLVVRAESIGGYDPATFRECVRQSINNSHHHYARPIELEPGEPLHRFALVDAGRRATVGDVISVELRRGAAQPVVLVEHVDVVRKTSRTTSYPLDGRYGRACDAAFIGVIQQLWPAPNAEASKFLALGDAARAQNDVDTAIGRFAQAMEADPSSCVPPWRIARLYRDAGSMQEAVEWYQHAISRARVDPTIYLEAAETASALGHEDAAADYYQFAISNGMRIPLVFKLAAEHQFRRGLYALASQSLMDALELDPNDITHLPMLVASLDREDRFAEAAVYQERLNRAAPSFEGTERLARFYEQSDSFGEAITPLRQMVAADPDSLSHRRRLGRALEKSGRLPEALDVFQTIRQASPYDAAALRAIGRIRYREKKYAEAIEAFAAARAQNPYDTDAMRLEAMAREFSGDVDGAMSNFAEALRLDSEVRASDVVRYLALARKHDRVDTAIAELDSIARVHDADGRRVIAMAVVDRLAQDGRAGEAAAYLERRIDNLGRSPAPFIALGDLLLRQGDLERAYDTYVRAAIIFSDAQLPLYGASKMHAAGHFDKALSLYNYSIGREPNNVLTLLSLVEVIILSGGNLDLANVYINNADALPKSPAQSTQLRFLMVMWGYATGRDDFARVQAAWLAGEYEKRPIRLEMPHWPAWIDANLTGAGHALARDLHAFLGGGLPIDEFKSRHGL, via the coding sequence ATGAAGCGCTGCCTGGCCACCATCCTCGTTTTTGCTTTTTCCGCCGCCGCTGCCGGGGCGCAAGCGCCGCCCGCCGCCGCGCCCGCCGCGACGCCCGTCGATACGCGATCGGCGGTTGGGCTCGTTGTGCGCGCCGAGTCCATTGGAGGCTACGATCCGGCCACGTTCCGGGAATGCGTGCGGCAATCGATCAACAATTCGCATCACCACTACGCGCGGCCGATCGAGCTTGAACCGGGGGAGCCCTTGCACCGATTCGCGCTCGTCGACGCGGGCCGTCGCGCGACCGTCGGCGACGTGATCTCCGTCGAGCTTCGGCGTGGCGCCGCGCAGCCGGTCGTCCTGGTCGAGCACGTCGACGTCGTTCGCAAGACCTCGCGGACAACGTCCTATCCGCTCGACGGGCGTTACGGTCGCGCCTGCGACGCGGCGTTCATCGGGGTGATCCAGCAGCTCTGGCCCGCGCCGAACGCCGAGGCTTCGAAATTTCTCGCCCTCGGCGACGCGGCCCGCGCGCAAAACGACGTCGACACGGCGATCGGGCGTTTCGCCCAGGCGATGGAGGCCGATCCGTCGTCGTGCGTTCCGCCGTGGCGCATCGCGCGCCTGTATCGCGACGCGGGATCGATGCAGGAGGCCGTGGAATGGTATCAGCACGCGATCAGCCGCGCGCGCGTCGATCCCACGATTTATCTCGAGGCCGCCGAAACGGCATCCGCGCTCGGCCACGAGGACGCCGCCGCGGATTACTATCAATTCGCGATCTCGAACGGCATGCGCATCCCGCTTGTTTTCAAGCTGGCCGCGGAGCATCAATTCCGGCGCGGTTTGTACGCGCTCGCGTCGCAGAGTCTCATGGACGCGCTCGAACTCGATCCGAACGACATCACGCACCTGCCGATGCTCGTCGCGTCGCTCGATCGCGAGGATCGATTTGCCGAGGCCGCGGTGTATCAGGAAAGGTTGAACCGCGCGGCGCCAAGTTTCGAGGGCACGGAAAGGCTCGCCCGTTTTTATGAACAGTCCGATAGCTTTGGCGAGGCGATCACGCCGCTTCGCCAGATGGTCGCCGCGGATCCGGATTCGCTGTCGCACCGGCGAAGGCTCGGGCGCGCGCTAGAAAAAAGCGGCCGTCTTCCCGAGGCACTCGACGTCTTTCAGACGATCCGCCAGGCGTCGCCGTACGATGCGGCGGCGCTGCGGGCGATCGGGCGTATCCGCTACCGCGAGAAAAAATACGCCGAGGCGATCGAGGCTTTCGCGGCGGCGCGCGCGCAAAATCCCTACGACACGGACGCAATGCGTCTCGAGGCCATGGCACGCGAGTTTTCCGGCGATGTCGATGGCGCGATGTCGAATTTCGCGGAGGCGCTTCGATTGGACAGCGAGGTTCGCGCGTCCGACGTCGTGCGTTATCTCGCACTCGCGCGCAAGCACGATCGCGTCGATACGGCGATCGCCGAACTCGATTCCATCGCCCGCGTGCATGACGCCGACGGCCGCCGCGTCATCGCCATGGCGGTCGTCGATCGCCTGGCGCAGGACGGCCGCGCCGGCGAGGCGGCCGCTTATCTCGAACGCCGCATTGACAATCTCGGCCGCTCTCCGGCGCCGTTCATCGCGCTCGGCGACCTGTTACTTCGCCAGGGCGACTTGGAGCGCGCCTACGACACCTATGTGCGGGCCGCGATCATTTTCTCCGACGCCCAGCTCCCGCTCTACGGCGCGTCCAAAATGCACGCGGCGGGTCATTTCGACAAGGCGCTTTCGCTCTACAATTATTCGATCGGCCGCGAACCGAACAACGTCCTCACCTTGCTGTCGCTTGTCGAGGTCATCATCCTTTCGGGCGGCAACCTCGATCTGGCGAACGTCTACATCAACAACGCGGACGCCCTGCCCAAATCGCCGGCGCAGTCGACGCAATTGCGTTTTCTGATGGTGATGTGGGGATACGCGACCGGCCGCGACGATTTCGCCCGCGTGCAGGCGGCGTGGCTCGCCGGTGAATATGAGAAGCGGCCGATCCGCCTGGAGATGCCGCACTGGCCCGCATGGATCGACGCGAACCTCACCGGCGCCGGGCATGCGCTCGCGCGTGATCTTCATGCCTTCCTGGGAGGAGGGCTGCCGATCGACGAATTCAAGTCACGGCACGGTTTGTAA
- a CDS encoding response regulator: protein MPKKILVVESSPEAARKLVVFLQEMKYTAKTCDDARQAVTFTTQFKPDLIIANASLPVISGTELARLFKSHEVLAGIPFLLMAYRRPPQVGSGVHQRVEADDYITLPLDQTKLYSAVTRWLESEERPTSFMEEAEGPLRDDDASAPAAATPFRGRLTPVNAAKALLAIVGEQATGNLRIKQDRKKMKIPVERGRIVNVYTNFIREDSFGRFLVREGKITPSENAATLERAKNSSRRQGEILVQLGVLNEDEMARLLGHHRMEKVFALFTPGWLDGYFEFRVEPLGDLDETPLNVAIADFVREGVLTVLKPQTAWETLERNGKIDQPLRKTGAFADFAQRLGLSTAQQRLAARLDGVRPVEFAEKFPDTADDVIRLAFLLAVGKAMTFETETARPEPKATAPEPRPKAAARVRDAFDGRLREAREAYAARDWLRAIPMLEAAVAENPESSETLVMLAYAIQVGSPQSGLDVSARAKEMLKRAITLDDHNDLAHLYLGQILKSENMLGLAETHFKAAHRLNPMNDEAARELKLIEIKRRSMREKGLKA from the coding sequence GTGCCCAAAAAAATACTTGTCGTGGAAAGTTCGCCGGAAGCGGCCCGAAAGCTCGTCGTGTTTTTGCAGGAGATGAAATACACGGCGAAGACCTGCGACGACGCGCGCCAGGCGGTCACTTTCACAACGCAGTTCAAGCCCGATCTCATCATCGCGAACGCGTCGTTACCCGTCATCAGCGGCACCGAGCTCGCGCGGCTTTTCAAGAGCCACGAAGTCCTCGCGGGGATCCCCTTTCTGCTCATGGCCTATCGCCGGCCGCCGCAGGTGGGCAGCGGCGTGCATCAACGCGTCGAGGCGGACGACTACATCACCCTGCCGCTGGATCAGACGAAGCTCTATTCCGCGGTGACGCGGTGGCTGGAGTCCGAGGAGCGCCCCACCTCGTTCATGGAGGAGGCCGAGGGACCGCTGCGCGACGACGACGCAAGCGCGCCGGCCGCCGCGACGCCGTTTCGCGGACGCCTGACGCCGGTCAACGCCGCCAAGGCGCTCCTGGCCATCGTCGGCGAGCAGGCAACGGGGAATCTGCGCATCAAGCAGGACCGCAAGAAGATGAAGATACCCGTCGAACGCGGTCGTATCGTGAACGTGTACACGAATTTTATCCGTGAGGATTCCTTCGGGCGCTTTCTCGTCCGCGAGGGAAAAATCACGCCCTCGGAAAATGCCGCGACGCTGGAGCGCGCCAAGAACAGCTCGCGGCGCCAGGGCGAGATCCTCGTGCAGCTCGGTGTTCTTAACGAGGACGAGATGGCGCGCCTGCTCGGGCATCACCGCATGGAAAAGGTCTTCGCCCTGTTCACGCCCGGTTGGCTCGACGGCTATTTCGAATTTCGCGTCGAACCGCTTGGCGACCTGGACGAAACGCCGCTCAACGTCGCCATCGCCGATTTCGTACGCGAGGGCGTGCTGACCGTGCTCAAGCCCCAAACGGCCTGGGAGACACTGGAGCGCAACGGAAAGATCGATCAGCCGCTACGCAAGACCGGCGCGTTCGCGGATTTTGCGCAACGTCTCGGTCTGTCTACCGCACAACAGCGGCTGGCGGCGAGGCTCGACGGCGTGCGCCCTGTGGAATTCGCGGAAAAATTTCCCGACACCGCGGACGACGTGATCCGCCTCGCGTTTTTGCTCGCCGTTGGCAAGGCCATGACCTTCGAGACCGAAACCGCGCGCCCGGAACCCAAGGCGACCGCTCCCGAGCCGCGGCCGAAGGCGGCGGCGCGGGTTCGGGACGCGTTTGATGGACGCCTCCGCGAGGCGCGCGAGGCTTATGCCGCGCGCGATTGGTTACGCGCGATCCCGATGCTCGAAGCGGCCGTCGCGGAAAATCCGGAATCGTCGGAGACGCTCGTGATGCTGGCCTACGCGATCCAGGTGGGTTCGCCGCAGTCGGGACTCGACGTGTCCGCGCGCGCCAAGGAGATGCTCAAGCGCGCGATCACGCTTGACGACCACAACGACTTGGCTCACTTATATCTGGGACAGATCCTGAAATCGGAAAACATGCTGGGGCTCGCGGAGACGCACTTCAAAGCCGCGCATCGCCTGAATCCCATGAATGACGAGGCCGCGCGCGAATTGAAACTGATAGAAATCAAGCGGCGCTCCATGCGCGAAAAAGGATTGAAAGCGTGA
- a CDS encoding PilZ domain-containing protein: MLEERRKSPRVPAHARVYFGNGNTDHIGFAADVSHEGIRILARKAYPKETAINLRIDIPDRGWTAATGVVRRARRIEPRIPPHEPMEMGVAIAEGVHHLKNYALSIAERFTDHRLGLVRHEVHLAALVGDGVRLVEEFTQNIGDGGMFVVSENPPLLGELLPIRLRTNNGAGEIRAMAQVAHVVSPESATTQGRVPGYGLRFEYFEDDGESRYRAILALARGPTPA, translated from the coding sequence GTGCTCGAGGAAAGGCGAAAATCTCCGCGTGTCCCCGCGCATGCGCGCGTCTATTTCGGCAACGGCAACACGGACCATATCGGTTTTGCCGCCGATGTTTCCCATGAAGGCATACGCATTCTCGCGCGTAAGGCGTATCCCAAAGAGACGGCGATCAACCTGCGTATCGATATTCCCGATCGCGGATGGACGGCCGCGACGGGCGTCGTGCGACGCGCGCGCCGCATCGAGCCGCGCATTCCCCCGCACGAGCCGATGGAAATGGGCGTCGCGATCGCCGAGGGTGTGCACCACCTGAAAAATTACGCGTTGTCGATCGCCGAGCGGTTCACCGATCATCGCCTTGGCCTTGTCCGTCACGAGGTGCATCTCGCGGCGCTGGTGGGCGACGGCGTTCGTCTTGTCGAGGAGTTCACCCAAAACATCGGCGACGGCGGCATGTTTGTCGTGAGCGAGAATCCCCCGCTGCTCGGCGAACTGTTGCCCATTCGATTGCGCACGAACAACGGTGCCGGGGAGATCCGCGCGATGGCGCAGGTGGCGCACGTCGTCTCGCCGGAGTCGGCAACGACGCAGGGGCGCGTGCCGGGCTACGGGCTCAGGTTCGAGTATTTCGAGGACGACGGCGAGAGCCGCTACCGCGCGATTCTGGCCCTTGCGCGCGGTCCGACGCCGGCTTGA